From a single Nostoc sp. MS1 genomic region:
- a CDS encoding IS630 family transposase (programmed frameshift), producing MKPYSLDFRQKIFDTYLSGGISQRQLANKFCVSLGFIEKLLKQYRETASIAPKVRTKQTPPKLNEEQIKILEEIVEAKNDSTLSEIRFILKEKTGITVGISTVDRMLQRREISLKKKTLHADEKETERVQLLRVQFWLQLHGIPEENLVFLDEAGANLSLIRHSARSKKGKRAHGSRPQKRCKNVSIIGAIALKGVISQYSILGASDGLTFEAYISQKLVPLLWEGACVIMDNCSIHKGGDIEKLIEAAGAKLIYLPPYSPDFSPIENCWSKIKNLLRSIGARSYPDLAKAIESAFNQVSLNDIYNWFTHSCYCTSPD from the exons ATGAAACCATATTCCCTGGACTTTCGCCAAAAAATATTTGATACATACTTGTCAGGTGGAATATCACAACGTCAATTAGCAAACAAATTTTGTGTCAGTTTAGGTTTTATTGAGAAATTACTAAAGCAATATAGAGAAACAGCAAGTATCGCTCCTAAAGTTAGGACAAAACAAACTCCTCCAAAGCTCAACGAAGAACAAATTAAGATTCTGGAAGAAATAGTCGAAGCTAAGAATGATTCGACTTTATCAGAAATCCGCTTCATTCTCAAAGAAAAAACAGGAATAACAGTTGGTATATCTACGGTAGACAGGATGTTACAGAGGAGAGAAATAAGCCTTA AAAAAAAAACATTGCACGCTGACGAAAAAGAAACTGAAAGAGTTCAATTATTAAGGGTACAGTTCTGGCTTCAACTTCATGGGATACCAGAGGAAAACCTTGTCTTTCTTGACGAAGCCGGAGCTAATCTATCTTTAATAAGACACTCCGCCCGTTCTAAAAAAGGTAAAAGAGCGCATGGGTCACGACCTCAAAAACGCTGTAAAAATGTTTCCATAATTGGAGCGATTGCTCTTAAAGGCGTGATTAGTCAATATAGTATTTTAGGAGCATCTGACGGGCTGACATTTGAGGCTTATATTTCTCAAAAATTAGTTCCTCTTCTGTGGGAAGGCGCTTGTGTAATCATGGATAATTGTTCAATTCATAAAGGTGGAGATATTGAGAAATTAATCGAAGCTGCTGGAGCTAAATTGATTTATTTGCCACCATATTCGCCGGATTTTTCACCAATTGAAAACTGTTGGTCAAAAATTAAAAATTTACTACGTTCTATTGGAGCTAGAAGTTATCCAGACTTAGCAAAAGCAATTGAAAGTGCTTTTAATCAAGTTTCGTTAAATGATATTTATAATTGGTTTACCCATTCTTGTTACTGTACTTCACCAGACTGA
- a CDS encoding DUF4351 domain-containing protein, with protein sequence MNQFADTTLFERVGNLSADQLEDLGEALFDFAEVSDLEVWLNQQN encoded by the coding sequence TTGAACCAATTCGCCGACACTACATTATTTGAGCGTGTTGGGAATTTATCTGCTGATCAGTTAGAAGATTTAGGAGAAGCGTTATTTGATTTTGCAGAAGTTAGTGATTTAGAAGTTTGGTTAAATCAGCAAAATTAG
- a CDS encoding IS5 family transposase produces the protein MYRRAQKQEKAAENFELPFGGKLASDNRWVIMANMIPWSKFEAEYAEIFSARMGAPAKTFRMALGALIIKEKLGISDRETVEQIRENPYLQYFIGMSAYSNESAFDPSMLVHFRERIDIELVNKINQEIVRKMLENKQEVEVRAKKPEVEDSKSKPANRGKLILDASCAPADISYPTDLGLLNQARKQTETIIDTLYKSLLVRNINKPRTYRNKARKDYLAVAKKRKPTVKERRKAIRKQLQYINRNLTHIQQLINLGASLLKLSNSQYKMLLVVAEVYRQQLWLYENQKISIQDRIVSLNQPHIRPIIRGKAGRTVEFGAKFSASYYDGYVFLDHISWDNFNESGDLKSQVEAYKNYTGYYPESVHVDKIYRTRENRAWCQERGIRISGPPLGRPPQNVSPEKKKQAAYDERIRNCIEGKFGQGKRRFSLGRVMAKLPHTSFTAIAITFLVMNLSTLLLRLFCVFFCLFFKTESFFTSSIIETDISLNLKQQKLIFFLD, from the coding sequence ATGTATCGAAGAGCGCAAAAGCAAGAAAAAGCAGCAGAAAACTTTGAACTACCCTTTGGGGGAAAACTAGCGTCAGATAACCGATGGGTAATCATGGCGAACATGATACCTTGGTCAAAATTTGAAGCAGAGTACGCAGAAATATTTTCAGCAAGAATGGGAGCGCCAGCCAAAACATTTAGAATGGCGTTGGGAGCATTAATAATTAAAGAAAAATTAGGAATAAGTGACAGAGAGACAGTAGAACAAATTCGGGAGAACCCGTATCTGCAATACTTTATAGGAATGTCAGCATATAGTAATGAATCTGCATTTGACCCGTCAATGCTAGTTCATTTTAGAGAAAGGATAGATATAGAATTAGTCAATAAAATCAATCAAGAAATAGTCAGGAAGATGTTAGAAAATAAACAGGAGGTAGAAGTAAGAGCAAAAAAGCCAGAGGTCGAGGATTCAAAAAGTAAGCCAGCCAATAGAGGAAAATTAATATTAGATGCTAGTTGTGCGCCAGCAGACATAAGTTATCCGACAGATTTAGGATTATTAAATCAAGCCAGAAAGCAAACAGAAACAATCATAGATACATTATATAAGTCCTTATTAGTAAGAAATATCAACAAACCAAGAACCTACAGAAACAAAGCAAGAAAGGATTATTTAGCAGTAGCCAAGAAAAGAAAACCAACAGTTAAAGAAAGAAGGAAAGCTATCAGAAAGCAACTGCAATATATCAACAGAAATTTAACTCATATTCAGCAGCTAATAAATTTAGGTGCGTCACTATTAAAACTGAGCAACAGTCAATATAAGATGTTGCTAGTAGTAGCAGAAGTTTATCGTCAACAGTTATGGTTATATGAAAATCAAAAAATTAGTATACAAGACCGCATTGTCAGTTTAAACCAACCACACATTCGTCCGATTATCCGAGGTAAAGCCGGGAGAACAGTAGAGTTTGGGGCTAAGTTTTCAGCTAGTTACTATGATGGCTATGTATTTTTAGACCATATTAGTTGGGACAACTTTAACGAATCAGGAGACTTAAAATCACAAGTAGAAGCATACAAAAACTACACCGGATATTATCCTGAATCAGTTCATGTTGATAAGATTTATCGGACGAGGGAGAATCGAGCTTGGTGTCAAGAAAGGGGAATTAGAATTAGTGGCCCACCACTAGGTAGACCCCCCCAAAATGTCAGCCCTGAAAAGAAGAAACAAGCCGCTTATGACGAAAGGATTCGTAATTGTATTGAGGGCAAGTTTGGACAAGGTAAACGAAGATTTAGCCTTGGTAGAGTTATGGCTAAACTTCCTCATACTTCTTTCACCGCTATTGCCATAACTTTTTTAGTTATGAATCTTTCTACTCTGCTATTACGGCTTTTTTGTGTATTTTTTTGCCTATTTTTCAAAACTGAGTCTTTTTTTACTTCTTCTATTATCGAAACTGATATTTCATTAAACCTTAAACAACAAAAACTTATCTTTTTTCTGGACTGA